A part of Kitasatospora acidiphila genomic DNA contains:
- the serA gene encoding phosphoglycerate dehydrogenase — protein MSTVTSKNAVVLIAEELSPATVDALGPDFEIRHCDGADRTELLTAIADVDAILIRSATRIDAEALAAAKKLKVVARAGVGLDNVDVSAATKAGVMVVNAPTSNIVTAAELACGLLISVARNIAPANSALKAGEWKRNKYTGVELAEKTLGVVGLGRIGVLVAQRMSAFGMKIVAYDPYIQAARAAQMGVKLLSLDELLEVADFITVHLPKTPETIGLIGDEALHKVKPTVRIVNAARGGIIDEAALLSALKEGRVAGAGLDVYAKEPCTDSPLFTFDNVVATPHLGASTDEAQEKAGISVARSVRLALAGELVPDAVNVQGGVIAEDVRPGLPLAERLGRIFTALAGEVAVRLDVEVRGEITQHDVKVLELSALKGVFEDVVAETVSYVNAPLFAQERGVEVRLTTSSESAEHRNVITVRGTLANGSEIAISGTLSGPKLQQKIVGVDAFEVDIALTDHMAFFKYDDRPGVVGTLGRILGDAGINIAGMQVSRDGTTNDVLASITVDTQIPQEVLAEIAAEIGAKFARSVDLG, from the coding sequence GTGAGCACTGTCACTTCCAAGAACGCCGTGGTGCTGATCGCCGAAGAGCTGTCGCCGGCGACCGTAGACGCCCTGGGCCCGGACTTCGAGATCCGGCATTGCGACGGAGCCGACCGCACCGAGCTGCTGACCGCCATCGCGGACGTCGATGCCATCCTGATCCGCTCCGCCACCCGGATCGACGCCGAGGCGCTGGCCGCCGCCAAGAAGCTCAAGGTGGTCGCCCGGGCCGGCGTCGGCCTGGACAACGTGGACGTCTCCGCCGCCACCAAGGCCGGCGTGATGGTCGTCAACGCGCCCACATCCAACATCGTCACGGCCGCCGAACTCGCCTGCGGCCTGCTGATCTCGGTGGCCCGCAACATCGCGCCCGCGAACTCCGCACTCAAGGCCGGCGAGTGGAAGCGCAACAAGTACACCGGTGTCGAGCTGGCCGAGAAGACCCTCGGCGTGGTGGGCCTGGGCCGGATCGGCGTGCTGGTGGCCCAGCGGATGTCGGCCTTCGGCATGAAGATCGTCGCCTACGACCCTTACATCCAGGCCGCCCGCGCCGCCCAGATGGGCGTCAAGCTGCTCTCGCTCGACGAGCTGCTGGAGGTCGCCGACTTCATCACCGTGCACCTGCCCAAGACCCCCGAGACGATCGGCCTGATCGGCGACGAGGCGCTGCACAAGGTCAAGCCGACGGTGCGGATCGTCAACGCGGCCCGCGGCGGCATCATCGACGAGGCGGCCCTGCTCAGCGCCCTCAAGGAGGGCCGGGTGGCCGGCGCCGGCCTGGACGTCTACGCCAAGGAGCCGTGCACCGACTCCCCGCTCTTCACCTTCGACAACGTGGTGGCCACCCCGCACCTGGGCGCCTCCACCGACGAGGCGCAGGAGAAGGCCGGCATCTCGGTCGCCAGGTCGGTCCGCCTGGCGCTGGCCGGCGAGCTGGTTCCGGACGCGGTCAACGTGCAGGGCGGCGTGATCGCCGAGGACGTCCGGCCCGGGCTGCCGCTGGCCGAGCGGCTCGGCCGGATCTTCACCGCGCTGGCCGGCGAGGTGGCGGTGCGGCTCGACGTCGAGGTGCGCGGCGAGATCACCCAGCACGACGTCAAGGTGCTCGAACTCTCGGCGCTCAAGGGCGTGTTCGAGGACGTGGTGGCGGAGACCGTGTCCTACGTCAACGCCCCGCTGTTCGCCCAGGAGCGAGGCGTCGAGGTGCGGCTGACCACCAGCAGCGAGAGCGCCGAGCACCGCAACGTGATCACCGTGCGCGGCACCCTGGCCAACGGCTCCGAGATCGCCATCTCCGGCACCCTCTCCGGCCCCAAGCTGCAGCAGAAGATCGTCGGCGTGGACGCCTTCGAGGTCGACATCGCGCTCACCGACCACATGGCGTTCTTCAAGTACGACGACCGCCCCGGCGTGGTCGGCACCCTGGGCCGGATCCTCGGCGACGCCGGCATCAACATCGCCGGCATGCAGGTCTCCCGCGACGGCACCACCAATGACGTGCTGGCCTCGATCACCGTCGACACCCAGATCCCGCAGGAGGTGCTCGCCGAGATCGCGGCCGAGATCGGCGCCAAGTTCGCCCGTTCGGTGGATCTCGGCTGA
- a CDS encoding 3-isopropylmalate dehydrogenase: protein MSRTLRLAVIPGDGIGQEVVAEGLKVLTAVLPSDVKLETAEYDLGARRYHATGETLSDETLASLKEHDAILLGAIGDPSVPSGVLERGLLLKLRFAFDHYVNLRPGKLLPGAKSPLAGHQPDSASPTRPEIDFVVVREGTEGPYVGNGGSLRTGTAQEVATEVSLNTAFGIERVVRDAFRRAAARPRKKLTLVHKNNVLVHAGHLWARIFQQVAAEYPEVSTDYLHVDAATIFFVTQPERFDVIVTDNLFGDILTDLAAAVTGGIGLAASGNINPSGAYPSMFEPVHGSAPDIAGQGKADPTATVLSVAMLLEHLGYAAEAARVEAAVAADLAERGPDARSTSQVGDALAARVSG, encoded by the coding sequence ATGTCTCGCACCCTTCGTCTCGCAGTGATCCCCGGTGACGGCATCGGCCAGGAGGTGGTGGCCGAAGGTCTCAAGGTGCTGACCGCCGTCCTTCCCTCCGACGTCAAGCTGGAGACCGCCGAGTACGACCTCGGGGCCCGGCGCTACCACGCGACGGGGGAGACCCTGTCGGACGAGACGCTCGCGTCGCTCAAGGAGCACGACGCGATCCTGCTCGGGGCGATCGGGGACCCGTCGGTGCCGTCCGGGGTGCTGGAGCGCGGGCTGCTACTGAAGCTGCGGTTCGCCTTCGACCACTACGTCAACCTGCGGCCGGGCAAGCTGCTGCCGGGGGCGAAGTCCCCGCTGGCGGGACACCAGCCCGACAGCGCGTCTCCGACACGACCTGAAATCGACTTCGTGGTGGTCCGCGAGGGCACCGAGGGCCCGTACGTGGGCAACGGCGGCTCGCTGCGCACCGGGACCGCGCAGGAGGTGGCCACCGAGGTCAGCCTCAACACCGCGTTCGGCATCGAGCGGGTCGTCCGGGACGCGTTCCGCCGCGCCGCCGCCCGGCCGCGCAAGAAGCTGACCCTGGTGCACAAGAACAACGTGCTGGTGCACGCGGGCCACCTGTGGGCCCGGATCTTCCAGCAGGTCGCCGCGGAGTACCCCGAGGTCAGCACCGACTACCTGCACGTCGACGCCGCGACGATCTTCTTCGTCACCCAGCCCGAGCGGTTCGACGTGATCGTCACCGACAACCTGTTCGGCGACATCCTGACCGACCTGGCCGCCGCCGTCACCGGTGGCATCGGCCTGGCGGCCAGCGGCAACATCAACCCCTCCGGCGCCTACCCGTCGATGTTCGAGCCCGTGCACGGTTCCGCCCCGGACATCGCGGGCCAGGGCAAGGCCGACCCGACCGCCACCGTGCTGTCGGTCGCCATGCTCCTCGAGCACCTCGGCTACGCCGCCGAGGCCGCCCGGGTCGAGGCGGCGGTCGCCGCCGACCTGGCCGAGCGCGGCCCGGACGCCCGCAGCACCTCGCAGGTCGGCGACGCGCTCGCGGCCCGAGTATCCGGCTGA
- a CDS encoding branched-chain amino acid aminotransferase, whose product MTTPTQAPITFELKPSAHPLPAAEREARLANPGFGRIFTDHMVTIRWTEGRGWHDAQLTPYAPMEIDPANMTLHYGQAIFEGLKAYRQPDGSIATFRPEANAARFQASARRLAMPELPAEAFVEAVELLVQQDRGWVPNQPEQSLYLRPFMFATEVGLGVRPANEYIFIVIASPAGAYFPGGVKPVSVWLSEEYVRAAPGGTGAAKCAGNYAASLVAFAQATAQGCDQVVWLDAAEHKWIEEMGGMNLYFVFGEGENAKVVTPALSGALLPGITRDSLLSVAADLGYATEERKISTDEWKQGNADGTLTEVFACGTAAAITPVGSVKSTRADWTVGTGEPGPVTMRLRERLLGIQAGTVEDTHGWRHPIVKG is encoded by the coding sequence ATGACCACGCCCACCCAGGCGCCCATCACGTTCGAGCTCAAGCCCTCCGCGCACCCGCTGCCCGCGGCCGAGCGCGAGGCCCGGCTGGCGAACCCCGGATTCGGCCGGATCTTCACCGACCACATGGTCACCATCCGCTGGACCGAGGGCCGCGGCTGGCACGACGCCCAGCTCACCCCGTACGCGCCGATGGAGATCGACCCGGCGAACATGACCCTGCACTACGGGCAGGCGATCTTCGAGGGCCTCAAGGCCTACCGCCAGCCCGACGGCTCGATCGCCACCTTCCGTCCGGAGGCCAACGCGGCCCGCTTCCAGGCCTCGGCCCGCCGGCTGGCGATGCCGGAGCTGCCGGCCGAGGCGTTCGTGGAGGCCGTCGAGCTGCTGGTCCAGCAGGACCGCGGCTGGGTGCCGAACCAGCCGGAGCAGAGCCTCTACCTGCGTCCGTTCATGTTCGCCACCGAGGTCGGCCTGGGCGTCCGCCCGGCCAACGAGTACATCTTCATCGTGATCGCCTCCCCGGCCGGCGCCTACTTCCCGGGCGGCGTCAAGCCGGTCTCGGTCTGGCTCTCCGAGGAGTACGTGCGCGCCGCGCCCGGCGGCACCGGCGCGGCCAAGTGCGCCGGCAACTACGCCGCCTCGCTGGTCGCCTTCGCGCAGGCCACGGCCCAGGGCTGCGACCAGGTGGTCTGGCTGGACGCGGCCGAGCACAAGTGGATCGAGGAGATGGGGGGCATGAACCTCTACTTCGTCTTCGGCGAGGGGGAGAACGCGAAGGTCGTCACCCCGGCACTCTCCGGCGCGCTGCTGCCCGGCATCACCCGCGACTCGCTGCTCAGCGTCGCCGCCGACCTCGGCTACGCCACCGAGGAGCGCAAGATCTCCACCGACGAGTGGAAGCAGGGCAACGCCGACGGCACCCTCACCGAGGTCTTCGCCTGCGGCACCGCCGCCGCGATCACCCCGGTCGGCTCGGTCAAGTCCACCCGTGCGGACTGGACCGTCGGCACCGGCGAGCCCGGCCCGGTCACCATGCGCCTGCGCGAGCGCCTGCTCGGCATCCAGGCCGGCACGGTCGAGGACACCCACGGCTGGCGCCACCCGATCGTCAAGGGCTGA
- a CDS encoding Uma2 family endonuclease produces MGAIDPLPEWARTPAGGWRAADLDRLEDLPPHTELLDGRLYFRSPSTVFQELTRSQLDHGLRALAPQGWEVSSTSEEIRHGAARLTPDLTVTRRGGLNPSRVLLAIEVMPSTWPAEVRRATPADYAAAGVPHLWWVEREGTRAVVRCYELDSATGRYGAEAVQYDEVRTTRPFPAAIDLTLTSSPNNGH; encoded by the coding sequence ATGGGAGCAATCGATCCATTGCCCGAGTGGGCTCGGACACCCGCCGGGGGCTGGCGGGCAGCGGATCTGGACCGCCTGGAGGATCTGCCGCCGCACACCGAGCTGCTCGACGGCCGGCTGTATTTCCGCAGCCCGAGCACTGTCTTCCAGGAGCTGACTCGCAGCCAGTTGGACCACGGACTGCGGGCGCTGGCTCCACAGGGGTGGGAGGTGTCGAGCACGTCGGAGGAGATTCGCCATGGGGCAGCCCGCCTGACGCCGGATCTGACCGTCACGCGACGGGGTGGACTGAATCCGTCTCGGGTGCTGCTCGCCATCGAGGTGATGCCATCCACCTGGCCCGCCGAGGTGCGGCGAGCCACCCCGGCGGACTACGCCGCTGCCGGTGTCCCCCACCTGTGGTGGGTGGAGCGTGAGGGCACTCGCGCGGTGGTCCGGTGTTACGAACTCGACTCCGCCACCGGGCGGTACGGCGCCGAGGCCGTCCAGTACGACGAGGTGAGAACCACCCGCCCGTTCCCGGCAGCCATCGATCTGACACTGACCTCGAGTCCGAATAATGGACACTAG
- a CDS encoding Uma2 family endonuclease, with product MSALTHDVADFPGECELLDAFLALETPPGFKAELIEGKIVVTPPPDGEHETAIGRIAFQVAGNSPKGTVDFAPTKGLIVPAGRYIPDGTFTKRGAFSGADSWWRPEGVLMVLEVTSSRLRKDREEKRTGYAAAGIPLYLLVDRKADQVILHSEPEDGEYLSIVPVKIGDPLDLPAPSPSRSTPATSSETDTRPASRDVPTHSVNLCKTASVSSLSLIISSRRAGPQ from the coding sequence ATGAGCGCGCTGACGCATGACGTGGCCGATTTCCCCGGTGAGTGCGAACTGCTCGATGCCTTCCTGGCGTTGGAGACCCCTCCGGGGTTCAAGGCCGAGCTCATCGAGGGGAAGATCGTCGTGACCCCACCGCCGGACGGCGAGCACGAGACCGCGATCGGACGGATCGCATTCCAGGTCGCCGGCAACAGCCCGAAGGGGACTGTCGACTTCGCGCCCACCAAGGGCCTGATCGTGCCCGCTGGGCGCTATATCCCGGACGGAACCTTCACGAAGCGTGGCGCTTTCTCCGGCGCGGATTCCTGGTGGCGGCCCGAGGGTGTGCTGATGGTCCTCGAGGTCACGTCCAGCCGTCTTCGCAAGGACCGCGAAGAGAAGCGGACCGGTTACGCCGCCGCCGGCATCCCGCTCTACCTGCTGGTCGACCGCAAGGCAGACCAGGTGATTCTGCACAGTGAGCCCGAGGACGGCGAGTACCTGAGCATCGTCCCGGTCAAGATCGGCGACCCTCTCGACCTCCCCGCCCCTTCTCCTTCGCGCTCGACACCGGCGACCTCTTCTGAGACCGACACCCGTCCCGCATCGCGAGACGTCCCGACCCACTCCGTGAACCTGTGCAAGACTGCAAGCGTGTCCTCGCTTTCGCTGATTATTAGCAGCAGGCGCGCCGGTCCGCAGTGA